In Agromyces sp. 3263, a single genomic region encodes these proteins:
- a CDS encoding nuclear transport factor 2 family protein — MNDREDFLIWVHTSLAEAERAQFDGDDRLRRAIWSSEEPVSVLGAWRNATSRHELVEAFEVLASSFSDCTAYSFDLISFDLRGDMAYTVGYERISASMDGTPRTFTLRATQVYRREGGEWRVVHRHADALGSSTSPPPAA, encoded by the coding sequence ATGAATGACCGTGAGGATTTCCTGATCTGGGTGCACACCTCGCTCGCGGAGGCCGAACGAGCTCAGTTCGACGGCGACGACCGCCTGAGACGCGCGATCTGGTCGAGTGAGGAGCCGGTGAGCGTGCTCGGGGCGTGGCGCAACGCGACGAGCCGTCACGAACTCGTGGAGGCGTTCGAGGTGCTCGCGTCGAGCTTCTCGGACTGCACCGCCTACTCGTTCGACTTGATCTCGTTCGACCTCCGCGGCGACATGGCGTACACCGTCGGCTACGAGCGCATCTCGGCGTCGATGGACGGCACGCCGCGCACGTTCACCCTGCGCGCCACCCAGGTCTACCGTCGCGAGGGCGGGGAATGGCGGGTCGTGCACCGGCACGCCGACGCCCTCGGGTCGTCGACCTCGCCTCCGCCCGCTGCCTGA
- a CDS encoding Ig-like domain-containing protein — MSVAPAHASNASAERGRRRRVPGRARPALVFAAILALVVGVAAPSVAVASTTEAQLTFACAQKSNGLLRVATSSSDCRPKQETAVAIWPGPTQLCVQPDGSVRRLSSAKACTGTKPPGTIITVPTSTPVYLCAPSSGVLRRVSGPGLCAATETAYVIVNHAPSDLALSNAAVLENEPAGTTVGTLSLTDGDPASTPTFALVAGAGADDNSSFSIAGSTLTTTAAFDYEAKSSYSIRLRGSDGYGGAVEEAFTIQVTDVVEDVPPTAVDDRATIAEDAVASTIDVLANDDNADGGPIAIDSITQPDHGTAVIAGDAASVTYAPDPDVCNDPPGTMTDDFTYTLAPGGSTATVAVTVTCVDDLATASDDAFTVEEDAGATALDVLANDDDPDGGLLAIVSASDPAGGTVVLTGGSPGAHTGLTYQPDPNVCNDPPGTTTDDFAYTVTGGATATVAVTVACVNDVPVAGDDTFAAAKSAVGNTTFVMDSPTDGVPTTSGPRKLVTGDLIANDGGGDGALSLVAGTVATNDGGSVDIQADGDFVYTPAAGTSCTDAADFFDYEVTDGDDSDTGRVSIALAGCVWYVSNNAEGNDGTSTAPFDTLAQADAASSAGQSIFVFRGNGTSTGYAAGIDLDADQQLIGSAASLVVGGATLHTGAGIKPVITAGSIQDVVRLGSGDTVGGLELSVGGFGNALVGGAGDVGGTFRDLQIVYSASGDAAVSLIGTSGTFTFSGLSVNTKQAGVELVNAGTVVFDPASDIRISAWSASALRISGTALGTSQIDRVETVDSSYGGVSLANTTGAITFGDLALTTDGFTPAFSLSNAGTVTLTAAGSGVVRATGAPAVVVNGTAATLPFDEVSSTNSSGAGIDLTGLGAGTFSAASGTISGAAGTAVDVDGGSGDITYGGTIADGSGALSAAVEHRTGGTVTLSGSITDGSDEGGGVRVTDNTGGATTLAGATKRIGTNAADAVVFGSSDGHSLSITGGGLDIDTTHGAGLSATSSGTIAVTGAGNTIDTASGYAVTLAFTDIAATGVTFQRVSIGSSGNIVVNGTGTAGSFSITGLGNTTQGGDGSGGVISGSATTAVSLMATKNPSLRNMRIVDPGFTGVIGSQVDGFSFTYGTISGAGAADLAGSSAIGFTGSAGVTGAVTITDNIITGAAENGIDLTTRAGTISHAELSRNRISDDGTTTTPGDGILLFAGGTATTAATVTKATISGNDLTGFAHGVGIEVLAGNAVGGPVPAMGALGSATDVVTVSGNLMNGGDGGLGAQPEQFVRAAAGFGADANFVITKNGTSQQPIRHIDCEAILLEVSQNSTATATVSENIINAGNRQGCSGIRASSRTPLVQEGPALSAVISGNVVSGVSGSGIVTFAEASGALTARILNNTVPASLGGAFSGIRGISGGPGMNATLCLEIAGNVTAGGTTNGSTAPGIMLTKAGTDPAVNVFGIEGLQPSPAGTPLVEQHVNALNSSQSGTLGVGGTYLSSATSGFTSCVAP, encoded by the coding sequence ATGTCGGTCGCGCCCGCCCATGCCTCGAACGCCAGCGCCGAGCGGGGGCGGCGCCGCCGGGTCCCCGGCCGAGCGCGACCCGCACTGGTCTTCGCCGCGATCCTCGCGCTGGTCGTCGGGGTGGCCGCGCCATCCGTGGCCGTCGCGTCGACGACCGAGGCGCAGCTCACGTTCGCGTGCGCGCAGAAGTCGAACGGACTGCTGCGGGTCGCGACGAGCTCGTCGGACTGCCGGCCGAAGCAGGAGACGGCCGTGGCGATCTGGCCCGGGCCGACGCAGCTGTGCGTGCAGCCCGACGGTTCGGTGCGCCGCCTGAGCTCCGCGAAGGCGTGCACCGGCACCAAGCCGCCGGGCACCATCATCACGGTGCCGACCTCGACGCCCGTGTACCTCTGCGCGCCGAGCTCCGGGGTGCTGCGACGCGTGAGCGGGCCCGGACTGTGCGCCGCCACCGAGACGGCGTACGTCATCGTGAACCACGCGCCCAGCGACCTCGCGCTGTCGAACGCCGCCGTGCTCGAGAACGAGCCGGCCGGCACGACGGTCGGCACCTTGAGTCTCACGGATGGCGATCCGGCGAGCACGCCGACGTTCGCGCTGGTCGCCGGCGCCGGCGCCGACGACAACTCGAGCTTCTCGATCGCGGGCAGCACGCTCACGACGACTGCGGCGTTCGACTACGAGGCGAAGAGCTCCTACTCGATCAGGCTCCGGGGGAGCGACGGGTACGGAGGCGCCGTCGAGGAGGCCTTCACGATCCAGGTCACCGACGTCGTCGAGGACGTGCCGCCCACCGCCGTCGACGACCGCGCGACCATCGCCGAGGACGCCGTTGCCAGCACGATCGACGTGCTCGCCAACGACGACAACGCCGACGGCGGACCCATCGCGATCGACTCGATCACGCAGCCCGACCATGGCACCGCGGTGATCGCCGGCGACGCGGCATCCGTCACCTATGCGCCCGACCCGGATGTGTGCAACGACCCGCCTGGCACCATGACCGACGACTTCACCTACACGCTTGCACCGGGCGGATCGACCGCGACGGTCGCCGTCACCGTGACCTGCGTCGACGACCTGGCGACCGCGAGCGACGACGCGTTCACCGTCGAGGAGGACGCAGGCGCCACGGCACTCGACGTGCTCGCCAACGATGACGACCCCGACGGCGGCCTGCTCGCCATCGTGTCGGCGAGCGACCCCGCGGGCGGCACCGTGGTGCTCACCGGCGGCAGCCCCGGCGCCCACACCGGCCTCACGTACCAGCCCGACCCGAACGTCTGCAACGATCCGCCGGGCACCACCACCGACGACTTCGCCTACACCGTCACCGGCGGCGCCACCGCGACCGTCGCGGTCACGGTCGCGTGCGTCAACGACGTGCCCGTCGCCGGCGACGACACCTTCGCCGCCGCGAAGTCGGCGGTCGGCAACACGACGTTCGTGATGGACTCGCCGACTGACGGCGTGCCCACGACCTCGGGTCCGCGCAAGCTGGTCACCGGCGACCTGATCGCCAACGACGGCGGCGGCGACGGTGCGCTCTCGCTCGTGGCCGGCACCGTCGCCACGAACGACGGCGGCAGCGTCGACATCCAGGCCGACGGCGACTTCGTCTACACCCCGGCCGCGGGCACGAGCTGCACCGACGCCGCCGACTTCTTCGACTACGAGGTCACCGACGGCGACGACTCCGACACCGGGCGCGTGAGCATCGCGCTCGCGGGTTGCGTCTGGTACGTCAGCAACAACGCCGAAGGCAACGACGGCACCTCCACCGCCCCGTTCGACACCCTCGCCCAAGCGGATGCCGCGAGCAGCGCCGGGCAGAGCATCTTCGTGTTCCGCGGGAACGGCACGAGCACCGGCTACGCCGCCGGCATCGACCTCGATGCCGACCAGCAGCTCATCGGCTCGGCGGCGAGCCTCGTCGTCGGCGGTGCCACGCTGCACACGGGCGCCGGCATCAAGCCGGTCATCACCGCCGGTTCCATCCAGGACGTCGTGCGGCTCGGCTCGGGCGACACCGTCGGCGGGCTCGAGCTCTCGGTGGGCGGCTTCGGGAACGCGCTCGTCGGTGGCGCCGGCGACGTCGGCGGCACCTTCCGCGACCTGCAGATCGTCTACTCCGCGTCCGGTGACGCCGCCGTCTCGCTCATCGGCACCAGCGGCACATTCACCTTCTCGGGCCTGTCCGTCAACACGAAGCAGGCGGGGGTGGAGCTGGTCAATGCGGGCACCGTCGTGTTCGACCCGGCATCCGACATCCGCATCAGCGCATGGTCCGCCTCTGCGCTGCGCATCTCCGGCACGGCGCTCGGCACCAGCCAGATCGACCGGGTCGAGACCGTCGACTCGTCCTACGGCGGCGTCTCGCTCGCCAACACCACGGGCGCGATCACCTTCGGCGATCTCGCCCTCACCACCGACGGCTTCACGCCGGCCTTCTCGCTGAGCAACGCCGGCACGGTGACCCTCACCGCCGCGGGTTCGGGTGTGGTCCGCGCGACCGGCGCTCCAGCCGTCGTGGTCAACGGCACGGCGGCCACCCTGCCGTTCGACGAGGTCTCGTCGACGAACAGCTCCGGCGCGGGCATCGACCTCACCGGCCTCGGCGCCGGAACGTTCTCGGCGGCGAGCGGCACGATCTCGGGCGCCGCCGGCACGGCCGTCGATGTCGACGGCGGCAGCGGGGACATCACCTACGGCGGCACGATCGCCGACGGCAGCGGTGCGCTCAGCGCGGCCGTCGAGCATCGCACCGGCGGCACCGTCACGCTGTCGGGCTCCATCACCGACGGATCCGACGAGGGCGGCGGCGTGCGGGTGACGGACAACACCGGCGGAGCGACCACGCTCGCGGGGGCGACGAAGCGGATCGGAACGAACGCCGCCGATGCCGTCGTCTTCGGCAGCTCCGACGGCCACTCCCTCTCGATCACCGGGGGCGGGCTCGACATCGACACGACGCACGGGGCGGGCCTGTCGGCGACGTCGTCGGGCACGATCGCCGTGACGGGCGCGGGCAACACGATCGACACCGCCAGCGGCTACGCGGTGACCCTCGCGTTCACCGACATCGCCGCGACCGGCGTCACGTTCCAGCGGGTGTCGATCGGAAGCTCCGGGAACATCGTGGTGAACGGCACGGGCACCGCCGGTTCCTTCAGCATCACCGGGCTCGGGAACACGACCCAGGGCGGCGACGGTTCCGGTGGCGTGATCAGCGGCTCGGCGACCACCGCCGTGAGCCTCATGGCCACCAAGAACCCGTCGCTGCGCAACATGCGGATCGTCGATCCCGGATTCACCGGGGTGATCGGATCCCAGGTCGACGGCTTCTCCTTCACGTACGGCACGATCTCGGGCGCGGGAGCCGCGGACCTCGCCGGCTCGAGCGCCATCGGATTCACCGGGTCCGCCGGCGTCACCGGCGCCGTGACGATCACCGACAACATCATCACGGGCGCCGCCGAGAACGGCATCGACCTCACCACTCGGGCGGGCACCATCAGCCACGCGGAACTCTCTCGCAACCGCATCTCCGACGACGGGACGACGACGACGCCGGGTGACGGGATCCTGCTCTTCGCGGGGGGAACCGCCACCACCGCGGCGACGGTCACCAAGGCGACGATCTCGGGCAACGACCTCACCGGCTTCGCCCACGGCGTGGGCATCGAGGTGCTCGCGGGCAACGCGGTGGGCGGCCCGGTGCCGGCGATGGGCGCGCTCGGATCGGCGACGGACGTGGTCACCGTCAGCGGCAACCTCATGAACGGCGGCGACGGAGGACTCGGCGCGCAGCCGGAGCAGTTCGTCCGTGCGGCCGCGGGCTTCGGTGCCGACGCCAACTTCGTGATCACGAAGAACGGCACGTCCCAACAGCCGATCCGGCACATCGACTGCGAAGCCATCCTCCTCGAGGTGTCGCAGAACTCCACGGCGACGGCCACCGTGTCGGAGAACATCATCAACGCCGGCAACCGCCAGGGGTGCAGCGGTATCAGGGCCAGCAGCCGGACGCCGCTCGTGCAGGAAGGGCCGGCGCTCTCGGCCGTCATCAGCGGCAACGTCGTGTCGGGAGTGAGTGGAAGCGGGATCGTGACCTTCGCCGAGGCCTCGGGTGCGCTGACCGCCCGCATCCTGAACAACACCGTGCCGGCGTCGCTCGGCGGCGCGTTCAGCGGCATCCGAGGTATCTCCGGCGGGCCGGGCATGAACGCGACGCTGTGCCTCGAGATCGCCGGAAACGTCACCGCCGGAGGCACGACGAACGGGTCGACCGCTCCCGGGATCATGCTCACGAAGGCCGGGACCGATCCGGCGGTCAACGTCTTCGGCATCGAGGGGCTCCAGCCCTCGCCCGCCGGCACCCCGCTCGTGGAGCAGCACGTGAACGCGCTGAACTCGAGCCAGTCGGGCACGCTCGGGGTCGGCGGAACCTACCTGAGCAGCGCTACCAGCGGGTTCACGTCCTGCGTCGCTCCGTGA
- a CDS encoding glyoxalase: MNSIDFITLEVADIAAAQRFSDAAFGLGDRIRFRATDAPTTGFRGYTLSITVAQPADALSFYDSAIAAGATVLKPAAKSMWGFGGVVQAPDGSIWNLATSSKKDTGPATRDIESVVLLLGVEDVGASRKFYTDLGLKVGKSFGSYVDFDMPRSPISLGLYKRRALAKSAGVAPEGSGSHRIVIGGGSRALTDPDGFAWAPAEVSADA, from the coding sequence ATGAACAGCATCGACTTCATCACCCTCGAGGTGGCCGACATCGCGGCCGCCCAGCGCTTCTCCGACGCCGCCTTCGGGCTCGGCGACCGCATCCGGTTCCGGGCAACGGATGCCCCGACGACGGGCTTCCGCGGATACACCCTCTCCATCACCGTGGCGCAGCCCGCCGACGCCCTCAGCTTCTACGACTCGGCGATCGCGGCGGGCGCCACGGTGCTCAAGCCGGCCGCGAAGTCCATGTGGGGCTTCGGCGGAGTCGTCCAGGCGCCCGACGGGTCCATCTGGAACCTCGCGACCTCGTCGAAGAAGGACACCGGGCCCGCCACCCGCGACATCGAGTCCGTCGTGCTCCTGCTCGGCGTCGAGGACGTGGGCGCGAGCAGGAAGTTCTACACCGACCTCGGCCTGAAGGTGGGCAAGAGCTTCGGCTCCTACGTCGACTTCGACATGCCGAGGAGCCCGATCTCGCTGGGGCTCTACAAGCGCCGCGCGCTCGCCAAGTCCGCCGGGGTCGCGCCCGAAGGCAGTGGTTCGCATCGCATCGTCATCGGCGGCGGGAGCCGCGCCCTCACCGACCCCGACGGGTTCGCATGGGCGCCCGCCGAGGTGAGCGCCGACGCGTGA
- a CDS encoding glucan 1,4-alpha-glucosidase has protein sequence MSVALFGGTAAANAAPQPSQAPGAPGAQATWTTGAKQGVGTSTTTESKVWYTLSEGTLAEVYYPRVDVANSRSLELIVTDGSTFTDLESRDTTHEVSLADSRALVYTQTNTDKDGRYQIVKTTFTDPARASVIIDVSVRSLDGGKYRVFAQYDPSLANSGRHDSARFWRGALVSEDLAGDPGTGGEPIASALVADKDFVATSNGFAGVSDGWTDLATDHRLDHRYAEALDGNVVQTAELKLTGPAKHASATLVLGFGASADAARTVANASLGKSGKGADAAAEAYAEGWHDYLDSVSAVPASVAGDAALTTQYQVSAMTLKAHEDKTYRGANIASLTIPWGQAQNANEAGVGGYHLVWARDLYQVATAQIALGDSDAANRSLDYLFDVQQKSDGSFPQNSLLDGTPYWGGLQLDEVAFPIVLAWSLGRTDATTYADHVKTAADFLVGHGPSTPQERWEEEGGYSPSTIAAEVAGLTAAASIAAANGDEASAAVYTGVADDWQRKVQDWTFTTTGPLGNGQYYERIDDNGNPNDGHFLDINNGGGAWDERSIVDAGFLDLVRLGVKPAADAAIIESLPEVDATIKVDSPNGALWYRYNHDGYGEKADGSPYDGTGVGRLWPLLSGERGEYELANGRPADTFLDTLAATANDGYMIPEQVWDRPDAAGFVFGEGTGSATPLAWSMAAFVRLAQSIDAGRPISTPSVVADRYADGALAAGPSLTVTEPVAGAVTPESSVTVAGSTDAASVWVAAGGHAVEASVTGGAFTAEVPVVLGANTITVVAVGADGGTTAVQVAVTSTNFGTAVGTVDDPSGDDHGPGDYVYPTNSAFNPGAFDLTQLGVYDDGTSINFVTTLAGDINNPWGGNQMSVQRVDIYVSTDAAGAAVAARPGTNATLAHPYDFVVGGSGFIQPAVRDATDAVLANATLLVLPATHQIAMSVPKDVFDGVDLAGATYQVALMSHADPNGEGTGGIRPVYDFDYWNTSPDIGMSWIKEYRFGGGAGVWTGDNDAHDTDTRDPNTIDVLVPDGATQSTVLDWRAGSPVVLPYVPLG, from the coding sequence GTGAGCGTCGCACTCTTCGGAGGAACCGCAGCCGCGAACGCCGCGCCGCAGCCATCGCAGGCCCCCGGCGCTCCGGGTGCCCAGGCGACCTGGACCACCGGCGCGAAGCAGGGCGTCGGAACGTCCACGACCACGGAGTCCAAGGTCTGGTACACCCTCTCGGAGGGCACGCTGGCCGAGGTGTACTACCCGCGCGTCGACGTGGCGAACAGCCGCAGCCTCGAGTTGATCGTCACCGACGGCTCCACGTTCACCGACCTCGAGTCGCGCGACACGACCCACGAGGTGAGCCTCGCCGACTCGCGGGCGCTCGTGTACACGCAGACCAACACCGACAAGGACGGCCGGTACCAGATCGTCAAGACGACGTTCACCGATCCCGCCCGCGCGAGCGTGATCATCGACGTCTCGGTACGCTCACTCGACGGCGGCAAGTATCGGGTCTTCGCCCAGTACGACCCGTCGCTGGCGAACAGCGGGCGGCACGACTCGGCCCGGTTCTGGCGCGGCGCGCTCGTCTCGGAGGACCTCGCCGGCGACCCGGGCACCGGCGGCGAGCCCATCGCGAGCGCCTTGGTGGCCGACAAGGACTTCGTGGCGACCTCCAACGGGTTCGCCGGCGTCAGCGACGGCTGGACCGATCTCGCCACCGATCACCGCCTCGATCACCGATACGCGGAGGCGCTCGACGGCAACGTCGTGCAGACCGCCGAGCTGAAGCTGACCGGCCCGGCGAAGCACGCCTCGGCGACGCTCGTGCTCGGGTTCGGGGCCTCCGCCGACGCCGCGCGCACGGTCGCCAATGCGAGCCTCGGCAAGTCCGGCAAGGGCGCCGATGCTGCTGCCGAAGCGTACGCCGAGGGCTGGCACGACTACCTCGACAGCGTCAGCGCGGTGCCGGCGAGCGTGGCGGGCGATGCGGCGCTCACCACCCAGTACCAGGTCTCCGCGATGACGCTGAAGGCGCACGAGGACAAGACCTACCGCGGCGCGAACATCGCCTCGCTCACGATTCCGTGGGGCCAGGCGCAGAACGCGAACGAGGCCGGCGTCGGCGGATACCACCTCGTGTGGGCGCGCGACCTCTACCAGGTCGCGACCGCGCAGATCGCCCTCGGCGACTCGGATGCCGCGAACCGCTCGCTCGACTACCTCTTCGACGTGCAGCAGAAGAGCGACGGGTCGTTCCCGCAGAACTCGCTGCTCGACGGCACGCCCTACTGGGGCGGCCTGCAGCTCGACGAGGTCGCGTTCCCGATCGTGTTGGCGTGGAGCCTCGGGCGCACGGATGCCACGACCTACGCCGACCACGTGAAGACCGCCGCCGACTTCCTCGTCGGCCACGGCCCGTCGACCCCGCAGGAGCGCTGGGAGGAGGAAGGCGGCTATTCGCCCAGCACCATCGCCGCTGAGGTCGCCGGACTCACGGCCGCCGCGTCGATCGCCGCGGCGAACGGTGACGAGGCATCGGCCGCGGTCTACACGGGCGTCGCCGACGACTGGCAGCGCAAGGTGCAGGACTGGACGTTCACCACGACCGGCCCGCTCGGCAACGGGCAGTACTACGAGCGCATCGACGACAACGGCAACCCGAACGACGGGCATTTCCTCGACATCAACAACGGCGGCGGCGCCTGGGATGAGCGGTCGATCGTCGATGCCGGCTTCCTCGACCTGGTGCGCCTCGGCGTGAAGCCGGCCGCGGATGCCGCGATCATCGAGTCGCTACCCGAGGTCGATGCGACGATCAAGGTCGACTCGCCCAATGGCGCGCTCTGGTACCGCTACAACCACGACGGCTACGGCGAGAAGGCCGACGGGTCGCCCTACGACGGCACCGGCGTCGGCCGCCTCTGGCCGCTGCTCTCGGGTGAGCGCGGCGAGTACGAGCTCGCGAACGGCCGTCCGGCCGACACGTTCCTCGACACGCTCGCGGCGACCGCGAACGACGGGTACATGATTCCCGAGCAGGTCTGGGACCGCCCGGATGCCGCGGGCTTCGTGTTCGGCGAGGGCACCGGCTCGGCGACGCCGCTGGCCTGGTCGATGGCCGCATTCGTGCGGCTCGCCCAGTCGATCGACGCGGGGCGGCCGATCTCGACGCCCTCCGTCGTGGCCGACCGGTACGCCGATGGCGCGCTTGCCGCCGGGCCGAGCCTCACGGTCACGGAGCCGGTCGCCGGCGCCGTCACCCCGGAATCGAGCGTCACGGTCGCGGGCTCGACCGACGCGGCATCCGTCTGGGTCGCGGCCGGAGGGCACGCCGTCGAGGCATCGGTCACCGGGGGCGCCTTCACCGCCGAGGTGCCCGTGGTGCTCGGCGCCAACACCATCACCGTGGTGGCGGTGGGCGCCGACGGCGGCACGACCGCCGTGCAGGTGGCGGTCACGTCGACGAACTTCGGCACGGCCGTCGGCACGGTCGACGACCCGTCGGGCGACGACCACGGCCCCGGCGACTACGTGTACCCCACGAACAGCGCCTTCAACCCGGGCGCGTTCGACCTCACGCAGCTCGGCGTCTACGACGACGGCACCTCGATCAACTTCGTCACGACGCTCGCGGGCGACATCAACAACCCCTGGGGCGGCAACCAGATGTCGGTGCAGCGGGTCGACATCTACGTGAGCACGGATGCCGCGGGCGCGGCCGTCGCGGCGCGGCCGGGCACGAACGCGACCCTCGCGCACCCGTACGACTTCGTCGTCGGCGGATCGGGCTTCATCCAGCCGGCCGTGCGGGACGCGACCGACGCGGTGCTCGCCAACGCCACCCTGCTCGTGCTGCCGGCGACGCACCAGATCGCGATGTCCGTGCCGAAGGACGTGTTCGACGGGGTGGACCTCGCGGGCGCGACGTACCAGGTCGCCCTGATGTCGCACGCGGATCCCAACGGCGAGGGCACCGGCGGCATCCGACCCGTCTACGACTTCGACTACTGGAACACGAGCCCCGACATCGGCATGAGCTGGATCAAGGAGTACCGCTTCGGCGGCGGCGCCGGTGTCTGGACCGGCGACAACGACGCGCATGACACCGACACGCGCGACCCGAACACGATCGACGTGCTCGTGCCCGACGGTGCGACGCAGTCGACGGTGCTCGACTGGCGCGCCGGGTCGCCCGTCGTGCTGCCGTACGTGCCGCTCGGGTAG